TTTACTTATTTACTGGTTTACTGTTGCCTTCCCTAGGAACTGGGAACCCCTGTCCATTTATATGCCAAGAGCCAGTAGCTAActctttgttgaataaataaagaagtcaaAGAGGGAAATACTATTATctcccccatttcacagatatggaaacagaggctcagagagagaagggacttacccaaggtcacacagtcagtAACTGGCAGaactggggtttgaacccaggtctctTGGCTCCTAAGGTAGGCAGCAATGGAATAAGTTGCAGCGAAAAACAAAGGGCACTGTGACCCAATGGCAGAGTATTTTTGTAGTCAGGATGGAGGCAGAGTATTTTTGTAGTCAGGATGGAGGTGTAGGGAGAAGTGTTAGACAAATGCTAGTATGTTCCACGAAGGGTCAATACTCCCATTATACAGgtggggaaactaaggctcagacaCGGTTAAGAATTTTGCCCAAGACTGGTCACTCTCTGAGGGCAGAAGACCACTGGGGGACAGATGATGCGGGACCCTACACCCCTCACCTGTCCATGCCTCaggcttctcctcctcttcctgctttTGCTCAGCCTCCTCCAGGAAATCTCCCAGcagcttctctgccttctgggcCTCGGGCCCTGCTGGGGCCGCCCAGCCCAGAAAGGTGCAGACACTGCCTAGGTCCGAGTGGGCAGGGGGATCCCGGAAATCCTGGGGGTGATCCCGCAGCCAGGAGCCCAGCACGGACACCACAGCCCTGgccagagtgggggggggggctcagagAGGAGCCCCAAACTCTGGGTCTCGGGAGCTCCTACGCCTCAGACACGACCTTGAACCTCTAGGACCCCCACCCTCACCTATGGGAGACCAACCTTAAATTCTTGTTGACACGCAgacctcctccctctgtcttcttGATCTCTATCCTGGGAAAAGCAACTCCCCCATCAGGTGAAGAGGGAGGCTAGGGGGCGCTTAGGGGGAGGGAGGTTTCCCCTTGGTACTGACCCTGGAGGCAGGGGCGGTGGCGGTGGTGGCAGGAGAAGGCCCAGCACGCGGGCGGTGGACACAAAGGCTCTGTGGGTGGCCAAGAAGGCAGGCACGAAGCCCGGATCCTGCTCGCGGTCCCCAGACACCAATTCCTGCACCAGCCGCTCCAGCCTCGCGGCTCTCAGCGCCCGCACCTTGCTCGTCCGGTAATGGAGGAAGGCATCCGCAGCGGGGTTGGGGGCCTGCGGGACAAGGGGGCGGCAAAGAGACACAAGGAGTGGCCCCCAGAGTCCCCCTTTTCCCAATGACGCCCATCGCTAAATACCGCTTTTGCATCTGACCTTGACCATTTCTCTGAACCCCGCCTCCTGGATTCATGATTCTGCTCCATATCCAAACGACCCTCGCAATCCGTGCAGGACACGGctctccccccagccccgccccgtgCCCTCACTCACTCTGCCCTCCCATGCTGTGCCCAGCTCTCCAGCCGCGCTTCGCGAGTCGCCCCCGGGCCTGGATCCCAGCCCTCCACCCCAGCCCGCTCTCACCCGGCTGCTTCTAAAGACCACCCCGCACTCCAGCTCCGCCCCAGTAAACCTGGCCTACCGAGGCCCTACAGTCGGGTTTAGTCCCAGGTTCCAGACTCATCAACCCCATTCACCTGGCCGCCCGCAGGCGCTTTTCCACCCTTACCTGGGCGCTTGTAAGCCCCGCTTTTCCCTCCGGCCTCAGCTCCGCCCCGCGGCTGTGCCCTCGGGCCTCTTTACCTGCAGGCCCCTCCACTCCGCCCGGCGCTCCACCCTCCAACCCCTGCCTCACCTGGCTGCCCCCGGGCCCTGCCCTCGGGCCCAAGCGCTGACTGAGCTGCCGACGCAGGGAGACGCTGTACACGGCTCCGTCCTCGGTCTCCTCGCCCCAGTCTTGCAGCCGCGCCTGCACGCGGAGTCGGGCTCAGGGCGCCGCGTGGGGACGGGGGCCGAGCCGGGCCTTCTGGCACTATTCCCCCTTCCCGGTCAGACTCAGCGAGGCTTGGGGCGGGGTCCGGGGCCGCAGGCAGCCTCCTCCCCGGCCCTGCATGGAGTGGGATCTGGGGACGTCCCAGGGTCCAGCCTCATGGAGtctgtctctgtccccacccGTAGATGAGCTCAGAGACGCCCCCCCCCAACCTTAAGAGGTACCAGCCACTGCGCTGGGCCGGTACGAAAGGTCCGATTTGCGGGGAGATAAGGTCCAGAAAGTAGGGACCTGGCGTTCCTGGACCTCAGGGTCGCCAGGGATGTGGGGTCTGAGACCCCTGGTCCCCTTACCAGGGCGAGCTCCTTGCCTGCTGTCCGATCCATGACCTGTGGCCGTCCGGCTCCACGGCGGGGCTGAGTGAGGCGGAAAGGCCGATGGGCGTCGGGCAGTGGCTGGGCATTGGGGCCcgcggggcagggcggggcgaCCCGGCGGTGTAGGGGCGGGGCTGGACCGGTGGCTCTCGGTTGCCCCCAGCTGGACCCCAGCGCCCAGCCCAGACCCACGGAGGTGAGGTCCCAGCTCTCCCTATAGGTGTGTATCAATTTGTGCCCAGGAGAAAGGACCCCTCTCTCCCAGGGAAGGAGAGCTGTGTCTCCAGGTGTGGGTGAGCTAGTGTGTGTAGCCAAGTAAGTGGGGGGCGGGCAGTCTGCTCCCCTGGGGAGGAGAGTACCCTGTCCTCAAATGCGGAGGGCTGTTTCACTCCAGGTGTGGGAGTAGCTCTTACTGTCCTGGAAGTAGGGGTGTTCTATCTGTGTCCCCAGCTGATGGGGAGTCCGTACTCCCCAGGTCAGAGAAGGGTGGAGTCTGGGTCCTGGATTTTTAAGGGCAGCAGTCTTTGCAGCGGCGCAGGGTCAAGGAGAGGCAAATACCCAGGGGGTTGATTGGTGACCTTTATTGAGCGACTCTGAGGCCAGCACAGGCTCGCCTTGTAGATTTACTGTGGGAACATCCGGtggccccacccccttctctaCTCCCGGGCGCCACCGGCCCATTCTGCTCCCTTGCCTTGGCTGCGTTTAGCCCTTGAAGGGGCCCATGCGCCCGAGGCTGGACCCAGAGGGGTTGGGAGCTCCGCAGGGGCCCGGAAGCGCCAGGTGCACGCGAGGGTGAGTCTAGGTCTTCTTCGAGCGACTGCGTTTCTTGCTACGGGATTCAATTAGTTTCTGGGAACGAATCTTGAGCTCCGCGCGGCTCACCACGTCGTTGTCCTCCTCCTCACTTTCCTCTTCGTCTGCGCAGGGCAGTGAGGGGATCCGGATTCCCATTCTTGGCTCAGATTTCCCTTCCCAGCCTTTACCACCCCTTCCCAACTCGGCCCCAACCCCCCCGACTTGGCCCCCCGCCAGGCCTCGCACCGCTTTCCCCGGGTTCGGCTTGGGCCCCCAGCCCCGCCTCTTTTCCCTGACCGTACTGACCGAAGAACTTGTCCTTGAGACTGGCAAGGGGCAGGGTGATGCGGGTGTTGTACATGGGCAGCTTTCCCTCTAGGGTGGAGTAGaactgggggaggaagggagcggGAGACGAGAATGGGTGCGGTAGAGGCTGCAGGGAAGTCGTGTACCCCCTCCGCCTCACCCCATTCTAAGATATACCCTGATTCCACAGGACACCTCTGCCCACTCCTCCTCGAGTTTTTCTCGAGCCCAGCCGACTGACTTGTTCTTCGAGCTCCCCGGGAAACCCAACCCCGCCCCTTTGACGgcccctgatctcagggttttcgCCCCTTGATTCCCCCCTTCCccgcgcacgtgcacacactccccagccctgcccactggCCTCGCGGGCCCTCTGGAAGTTCTCCCGTCTCCTCAAACCCCACAGGTTGTCCCTAAAGGTCATTTCCCACCCACaggctgccccagcccctgcattCTCAGCCCCGCTCTGGCTGTACTCGGACCTCCTGGTCGGTGAGGTGTCGCAGCATCTCGGGCACGTCATGGCTCTCGAGCTGTGCCTGCAGCTTCAGCAGCTTTTCTTCCACGACGCCCAGCAGGTCCGGCAGATAGTCACGGGCCTGGGGATCCAGCTCCTTTCCCGCGAAGGGGCCCTCCACCTGCGGCGGATGCGGAGCCGACTCAGCCCGGAGGGGGCGGGCCTCAGGGGCCTGTTCCGCCAGGGGCGGAGCTTTACTCCCCTTGAGCCAGGCTTCGGAAGGCAGGCTAGGGACCACCAACAGGGGTGGGGCTAGCGCCTGTGGGGCGGGGCCTCTGAACTCCAGAGACCAACGACAAAGCgaatgagtgggggaagggggtaaTAACTCACCAGAAGTCATTTCGGGGAtgacttttggggaaaaaaatgggccTCTGCTGCGGGCAGTGCGGGGCTCCCCCCGTCGCAGGCTGCCCAAGTGTTGCAGTGGGTTCTCTGAGGTATGGCGTGGGGAGGCAAAGTGGGACCTTCCCGTGAAGATGGAACAGGGTCTCTGAAGTCCTGAGCCTCTTGAGAAGTAAGGGGGGTTCCCCGCAGGAACCGCAGGTGGGGACTCTGAGGAGTGGGGCTGGGCGTCCCCTTTCGGCGGGCTTCTGACATCCTGGACAGGGCCCACGGTTGGTCCCCTTTGAGTAGGGGCAGGAACCCCACCGTCTTGGGCTGCGGAAGCCTCTGCGCTGAGCTTCCTAggcgaggggtggggggctgggggaggtgggagggcgcGCAGGCCTACCAAGGTGATGTGGTTCATCTTGCCCGCCAGGTGTTCCAGGCCCTCCTTGATCATCTGTACCGCCCACATGGCGCGCTCCAGCTCATCCTGGGCCTTAGTGCGCCGCTGCTCTTCGGCCTTGAGGCGCTCCTGCAACTCAGCCTGCAGCTTCTGCTGGCTACAGGCAGTGGGGAGGTCACCCCTGGAGAGCGCCTGGGAGCCTGGGGGGACCCCCAGCCTCTCCCTTGGGCGCCCGGGCCTCACCTCACAATCGTGGTCTCCCCGGAGTACTTGAGGTCTTCCAGCTCTCGCTGCAGCCTCTGCTTCTCTTGCTTCAGCCTCGCCAGCGACTGCTCGTTCTCGCTCTTGAGCGTCTCCAAATGTGTGAAGGTGTCGCCCTGTGCCAGGAACCGCCTCACCACCGCCTGTGggccacccgcccccccccccaggtcagAGGGAGGCCTGGGCAGGCCTGAGCACaccccctcttcctttcccctggGCACGCAGGACAGATGGCCTAAGCTGGTGGCTTCTGCACAGCGATGATGTTTAGGGACCCCGTGATTCAGACTCAGTGCTGCCTCAAGGATGTGCAGCCCCCCAACACATAATTTTTGCCGGGCCCTTGTCTATGTAAGGAATTTGAATCAGCTCAGATCGGTGTGTGGTGTAGGGTAGCAGTGAGCATCGTTGCTTTCCAAACTCAACCCGCCATCCACACTGTGATTGCGAATCTTGCCCAATCCCGTGAGGAAATAAGGCCAGTCTCAGGAGCTAGCTGCCCACCAGGCCAATTTCTGGGAAGGTGCCAGGCCACACTGCCCCAGATGACCCTATAGCCCAGAGTCCGCAGAACTCGTCGGGGGTTAGTTACCCTATGGGAGAAGTAGCAGTGGGAAAGTGCCCAAAGGGGAGAAACTGGACTGGGGCCCAGTGGGGTCAGCATCCGCCCGCGGAAAACATGAGGGTCTTAGCAAATGGCAAGGAAAACGCTGCAGACCgcagggcccagggcaggggccTGGCTTGCCAGGGTCTGAGAGTGGCACCGGGCAGTCTACTGTGCCCCAGACCCTGTTACAGGGACTGGAGACACAGGGAGACCAAACTCGCAGTTCTCACAGAGCTGACATGCCCAAGAAGTTAGCACCCGCATAAGAGCAAGCAGGAAAAGGCTTGATGGCCAGGGTAGACGGCTCCTGTGGGTTTTGCTGGGAGGAGCAGCAGCAAAACGGGGCAgtggctggaggagggaggagtgtCTTTGAGGTTGCAGAAACGGGAGGCTGCGCTTGTTGGCCTCACTGGCCTGGGCTCAGTCTGAGCAGAACTAGAGGGCGGGGAGGGTTGCGGGCAGCGGGCAGCACTCACGTGGGTTTCGGCCACGCCGGTGGCGTCCTTGACCTTTCCAAAAAGCATCTCTGTCTGGTACATGCTCCAGCGCTGCTTCAGTTCCTCCTCTTTGGCGCGCAGGCTGTCCTGGGTCGAATCCTCGGACTGCAGCAGCACGTGCTCACGCTGGGTCTGCTCACAGGGCCGGAGTCAGCTTTCAGGCAAGGATTTGGGGTAGAGGCCCCGGGAGAGGGCGGGGCCCAACTGGGGAGCCAGGGTAAAGGCTCGGGGCCAGGTCAGGGCACCCAGCCAGGGGTCAGGAGTGCAGTAAAGGGTTGGTCAGGGATGGGCAGCCTTAGAGGCAGGGCAAAGAGGCGGGGTCAAGGGAGCTGGGGCGGGACCTCGAGTAAGGGGCGGGCTAGAGGCGGGACCAGATTTAGGAGTGGGGTGCGGTGATAATCAGATGGGGATGGATGGGGATGATCGGTGAGTGAGGGGCGATGTGGAAGTTCCTCCAAACAAGGCAATGGGATGGAGGAAGGGCGGGGTCAGGGAAGTGGGAGGAGCCCTAGGCATCAGGTGGAGATGAGGGCGGAGTCCGGAGAAATGTTAAAAGCCCGGAAGGTCTAGGGTATGGCTCGACATAGGGGTGTGGCGGTACCCGCGAAGTCAGGTCTAGGCTGGGGCTGCACCCCGGGACCTGTGGACACGCCCACCTTGCGCTCCATGCGTTCGTTCTGCAGCTTCCTGTCCTCCGCGCGCTTCTTGCACTCGGTTATGTAGCGCTCCCGCTTCTTGCGCTCCCGGAACACGGTCTCCTCCAGATACTGCAGCTGGTTCTGGAGGCAGAGCCGGGGGACAGCAGGACCAGCTGGTACCTACCGAGGCTCAGGGCCGGGGGACACAGCTGGGCCAGGGTGCGGGGTCCTGGGAGATAGGCGGGAGGAGCCCGGAGACAGCTGGGGTTCAGATTCTGGGGCCAAAAGACCAAGGGGtctgcccagggcctggcaggcGGGCACCTTGGCGATGTCCCGGGCGTTGATCGCCTCCTGGTTCACCACTTGCAGCTCCTCTAGCTCGCTTTTTGCCCTCACCACCTCCGCCTCCATGAGGTCCAGCCGGTGTTCCAAGTGAAGGCTCTCCTCctggggatgggggcgggggagggacagGCCCGTGACCCCTGTCCCTCTGCAGGCTGGCCCTCTGACTTGCCTccatcccacccccgccccccaagtcGCCCTCGTCCCTACTTGGAGATAAGCCTTGAGCTGCAGGTACACATTGGTAATGTGTTCGGCTTCTTCCGCCTTCATCCGGGCCTTCTCCAAGCGGTTCTCCAGGTTCCTCATGGTCTGGATGGGAAGCAAGGCTGGGCCGAGTCCCCTCCCCTCTGCGGTTCTCCTCGGGATCTCCACCCCTCCTCAACGGGCCTCAccttggccacctctgtgttgcCATTTTGCGCTTCGGCCATCTCCAGCTGGCGGAGGCTGTGCCGCAGCTGGAGCTCCTCCAGCCACTTCTGCCGCACGCCCAGCTGGTGCCGCAGCGCGTTCAGCTGCTTCACCTTCTCGCTCAGCCGGTGGTCCAGGTGCTCCAGGGCCTGCTGGAGAGAGACAAGCCCCAGCCGCAGCCTGAACCCTCCCCCCTAagccttcctccccttcttctcccagatcttgtttctcctctccctgggcTCAGCAGCATCAGACCTAGCTGACCCCCTGCTCCAGCAGATCGTCTCCCCAATCCCCAGTTTGCCACCCTGGCTGCCCTTCTCTCCTTGCTTGGCCCAAGGAGAGACAGCCTCTGAGGCTTCTCACCTCTGTTCACACCCATCCCCTCCATGGACCTATCTAGGCTCAGGGTCTGAAAACTCACCATAGCTGAGAACATCCACATTTAACCGTCCCTTCCCCACACTGGGAACTACAGGCTCATATACCCATATCTGCGCTGCCTTCCAGGCACCTCAGAACCATTGTGTCCCAAACTGAGTACATGATCTTTCCCCAAGTCCTTCCTGGGCTCTTCTTCTCCATGTCAGCTCATGGCAGCTTCAACCTTCCAGGCACGCAAGTCCCCCAAACCCGATGTCCTCACCTTCTCTTCTTCCATCCCACCTACATCCAGTTCGTTAGCAATGCTTTGTTCTGTTTCAAAGGGTTTCCCAGAGCTACGTCGTTCTCCCTATTTCCACCACTTTTGTCGAAGTGCAGCCAACACCGTCTTCACCTGGAGGATCTCCCCCCagcttccctcttcttcctcacaCTCTACGTCATAAATCTAAACTCTTAAGCCTGCTGGAAGGTTCAGCCCCTgctgacctttttctttttctttttttttttaattaaagatttaatttatttatttgaggagagaaagagcctgagcaggaggggcagagggacacgCAGACTCCAGGGCTTGATACGGAGCTCAGCTCCAGGACCCttagagcatgacctgagctataagtcagaggcttaacgcactgagccatccaggtgccccctaaccCTCTTGACCTCATCTCCTACAGAGCCCTGCTCACGCACTGCcatccagccacactggccaGGCCTGTGTCTCCAATGCTCTATTCCCTTGCTTCtacttcagggcctttgcacttgctgttccctctgcctggtttGCTTTTCCCCAAATCATTTCCTGCCTGTCTCATTCTCAGCTCAGATATCAATGTCTTAGAGAGAGGTGGCTTTCCTGACCTCCCCAACCCAATCTAAAGTGCAAATCCcttggcgcgcctgggtggctcagctggttgtccacctttggctcaggtcatgatcttggggtcctgggatctagccccgtgttgggttccgCGCTCAGCGGagtgtctgcttcccctctccctttgcctgtcccacaccctgctcatgcttgtgctaagttaataaatcttaaaaaaaaaaaaaaggtgcaaacCTCTGCGCCTATCTATTTCTGTTTAATTCATTTCTGGTCACTCCTGGAAATTACTTTATTTCTGCATTTGttcttggtgtttttgtttttttgttttgttcttgttttgttttcctccactCTCTTTTCCCGACTAGGACATGAAGTTTTGGGAAGTGGAGGTTggtctggtgttttgttttgtttttttactgcaTAGTCCCCAATACCGAATACCATGCCTACCACGTGGTCGGTGTGTGATAAAGATTAATTGCGTGACTAAATGAGCACAAGCCAATGTGGAGAAAAGACTGGAGAAGGTGAGATGAGTCAGGGAGTCCAGTGGGGAGGGGACACAAGTTGGAAacgaagggagaagggagagggtcaatGGAGTGGGGATGGCGCAAACCTG
The sequence above is a segment of the Meles meles chromosome 20, mMelMel3.1 paternal haplotype, whole genome shotgun sequence genome. Coding sequences within it:
- the ODAD3 gene encoding outer dynein arm-docking complex subunit 3 isoform X2; translated protein: MEEGYFAPQWALGNAWTHFWRSHCWGWGSSSGQRPGTVLHIWQFMGQLKTNNYPPHISAVPRLENSDGNHYEGDRKAFYESTQWNIKKNQETISQLQEETRVLQVQLTDLLQGDEKLVQAVIRECKSEKPYLKNRTGQQALEHLDHRLSEKVKQLNALRHQLGVRQKWLEELQLRHSLRQLEMAEAQNGNTEVAKTMRNLENRLEKARMKAEEAEHITNVYLQLKAYLQEESLHLEHRLDLMEAEVVRAKSELEELQVVNQEAINARDIAKNQLQYLEETVFRERKKRERYITECKKRAEDRKLQNERMERKTQREHVLLQSEDSTQDSLRAKEEELKQRWSMYQTEMLFGKVKDATGVAETHAVVRRFLAQGDTFTHLETLKSENEQSLARLKQEKQRLQRELEDLKYSGETTIVSQQKLQAELQERLKAEEQRRTKAQDELERAMWAVQMIKEGLEHLAGKMNHITLVEGPFAGKELDPQARDYLPDLLGVVEEKLLKLQAQLESHDVPEMLRHLTDQEFYSTLEGKLPMYNTRITLPLASLKDKFFDEEESEEEDNDVVSRAELKIRSQKLIESRSKKRSRSKKT
- the ODAD3 gene encoding outer dynein arm-docking complex subunit 3 isoform X1, with amino-acid sequence MTSPLCWAASTNIPPSQDQVSTSRKVQGSQTKDQHSDSQVKGVPQAWLPLHSKAGPLHAFRGKSAVHTQVAELQRKIQLLEGDRKAFYESTQWNIKKNQETISQLQEETRVLQVQLTDLLQGDEKLVQAVIRECKSEKPYLKNRTGQQALEHLDHRLSEKVKQLNALRHQLGVRQKWLEELQLRHSLRQLEMAEAQNGNTEVAKTMRNLENRLEKARMKAEEAEHITNVYLQLKAYLQEESLHLEHRLDLMEAEVVRAKSELEELQVVNQEAINARDIAKNQLQYLEETVFRERKKRERYITECKKRAEDRKLQNERMERKTQREHVLLQSEDSTQDSLRAKEEELKQRWSMYQTEMLFGKVKDATGVAETHAVVRRFLAQGDTFTHLETLKSENEQSLARLKQEKQRLQRELEDLKYSGETTIVSQQKLQAELQERLKAEEQRRTKAQDELERAMWAVQMIKEGLEHLAGKMNHITLVEGPFAGKELDPQARDYLPDLLGVVEEKLLKLQAQLESHDVPEMLRHLTDQEFYSTLEGKLPMYNTRITLPLASLKDKFFDEEESEEEDNDVVSRAELKIRSQKLIESRSKKRSRSKKT
- the ODAD3 gene encoding outer dynein arm-docking complex subunit 3 isoform X3, which produces MAALRSSILGVAGSAAGTEEGDRKAFYESTQWNIKKNQETISQLQEETRVLQVQLTDLLQGDEKLVQAVIRECKSEKPYLKNRTGQQALEHLDHRLSEKVKQLNALRHQLGVRQKWLEELQLRHSLRQLEMAEAQNGNTEVAKTMRNLENRLEKARMKAEEAEHITNVYLQLKAYLQEESLHLEHRLDLMEAEVVRAKSELEELQVVNQEAINARDIAKNQLQYLEETVFRERKKRERYITECKKRAEDRKLQNERMERKTQREHVLLQSEDSTQDSLRAKEEELKQRWSMYQTEMLFGKVKDATGVAETHAVVRRFLAQGDTFTHLETLKSENEQSLARLKQEKQRLQRELEDLKYSGETTIVSQQKLQAELQERLKAEEQRRTKAQDELERAMWAVQMIKEGLEHLAGKMNHITLVEGPFAGKELDPQARDYLPDLLGVVEEKLLKLQAQLESHDVPEMLRHLTDQEFYSTLEGKLPMYNTRITLPLASLKDKFFDEEESEEEDNDVVSRAELKIRSQKLIESRSKKRSRSKKT
- the ODAD3 gene encoding outer dynein arm-docking complex subunit 3 isoform X4, yielding MTSPLCWAASTNIPPSQDQVSTSRKVQGSQTKDQHSDSQVKGVPQAWLPLHSKAGPLHAFRGKSAVHTQVAELQRKIQLLEGDRKAFYESTQWNIKKNQETISQLQEETRVLQVQLTDLLQGDEKLVQAVIRECKSEKPYLKNRTGQQALEHLDHRLSEKVKQLNALRHQLGVRQKWLEELQLRHSLRQLEMAEAQNGNTEVAKTMRNLENRLEKARMKAEEAEHITNVYLQLKAYLQEESLHLEHRLDLMEAEVVRAKSELEELQVVNQEAINARDIAKNQLQYLEETVFRERKKRERYITECKKRAEDRKLQNERMERKTQREHVLLQSEDSTQDSLRAKEEELKQRWSMYQTEMLFGKVKDATGVAETHAVVRRFLAQGDTFTHLETLKSENEQSLARLKQEKQRLQRELEDLKYSGETTIVSQQKLQAELQERLKAEEQRRTKAQDELERAMWAVQMIKEGLEHLAGKMNHITLSSPK